One part of the Candidatus Neomarinimicrobiota bacterium genome encodes these proteins:
- a CDS encoding Nif3-like dinuclear metal center hexameric protein — protein MNRDELVNNLNEYLNINSFADYCPNGLQVEGSQSINKIVTGVSSSLALFEKAAEVGANAVIVHHGLIWFNNTPLIKGSYKERLKVLLSHDINLLAYHLPLDAHPEIGNNILLAEELGLKKVEPFGQIKDQYIGIKGEIELTEAEIFFEIVKNKIKKESIIFPFGREKIKTIGIISGAAQKEIKKAIDERLDLYLTGEVSEETFYLAKEEKIHFISAGHHATEKFGIIAITDYIRKNFGIPAEFFDTENPI, from the coding sequence ATGAATAGAGATGAATTGGTTAACAACCTAAACGAATATCTAAATATAAATTCATTCGCTGATTACTGTCCGAACGGCCTGCAGGTAGAAGGGAGTCAATCAATAAATAAAATTGTAACAGGAGTATCATCTTCCCTTGCATTATTTGAAAAAGCAGCTGAAGTTGGCGCAAATGCAGTAATTGTTCACCACGGGCTTATATGGTTTAACAATACACCTCTGATAAAAGGTAGCTACAAAGAGAGATTAAAAGTTCTGTTAAGCCACGATATAAACCTTTTAGCTTATCATTTACCCCTTGATGCCCATCCTGAAATAGGAAACAATATACTCCTTGCAGAAGAACTCGGATTAAAAAAAGTAGAACCTTTTGGTCAGATAAAAGATCAATATATCGGTATAAAAGGTGAGATTGAGTTAACAGAGGCAGAAATATTTTTTGAGATAGTAAAAAATAAAATAAAAAAGGAATCTATAATTTTTCCCTTTGGCAGGGAAAAAATAAAAACAATAGGGATAATCTCCGGCGCCGCACAGAAGGAGATAAAAAAAGCCATTGATGAAAGATTAGACCTGTATCTTACGGGAGAAGTTAGCGAGGAAACCTTTTATCTTGCCAAAGAAGAAAAAATCCATTTCATCTCAGCAGGACATCACGCTACCGAGAAATTTGGAATAATTGCAATTACCGACTATATTAGAAAAAATTTTGGAATCCCGGCTGAATTCTTTGATACAGAAAATCCAATTTAA
- a CDS encoding glycoside hydrolase family 127 protein: protein MKIKSLIIIILIVNSCLNLFAQEKSLVNTYHSKYARVFPVEMDDVELKGGFWGHWFDICRDSMITHMWKIYSDPEMAHAYQNFRIAAGLDTGHFKGPPFNDGDFYKMLEAMASVYAKTKDSYLDSLMDTIISIIGLVQREDGYIHTPALIEQINHPDKKPEFKNRINFETYNLGHLITAAIVHYRATGKTTMLQIAEKAAMFLYNFYKNYPVDFAKSTICPSHYMGITELYRTTGNPVYLELAKGLIEIRNLVGDEGTDQNQDRIPFKKQRKAVGHAVRANYLYAGVADIYAETGDDSLFIALNSIWNDIDKHKLYITGGCGALYDGVSPDGTTYNPSEIQQVHQAYGREYQLPNITAHNETCANIGYVLWNWRMFLITGNARYIDKLELAIYNSVLSGVSLNGKRYFYTNPLCVVNNLPFTLRWSKVREEFISLSNCCPPNLLRTIAEIYNYIYARDDSSVWINLYNNSELSVRLNNNKEIKLKQVTGFPWDGKVTVKITKASGGKIPIKIRIPGWSDETIIKLNGKKYNTIIKTQPFYYTVSREWKEGDKIDIYFDVSPKIIVANPLVEEDAGKGAIKAGPIVYCLESPDLPDNVNILDVHIRAKMKFQTEYITIENFKIKALKGKVKIIQNIPHDKLYDNIKQPIVKNATVRFIPYFAWQNRGKSEMTVWMPIDY, encoded by the coding sequence ATGAAAATTAAATCACTGATAATAATCATACTTATTGTTAATAGCTGCTTGAATTTATTTGCGCAGGAAAAAAGTCTGGTAAATACTTATCATAGCAAATATGCCCGTGTATTTCCGGTAGAAATGGATGATGTTGAGTTAAAAGGAGGATTTTGGGGGCATTGGTTTGATATCTGCAGAGATTCCATGATTACCCATATGTGGAAAATTTACAGTGATCCTGAAATGGCACATGCTTATCAAAATTTCAGAATTGCAGCCGGCCTTGATACCGGACATTTTAAAGGACCTCCGTTTAATGACGGCGATTTCTATAAAATGTTAGAAGCTATGGCTTCAGTTTATGCAAAAACCAAAGACAGTTATTTAGACAGTTTAATGGATACTATTATTTCGATTATAGGGCTGGTTCAACGTGAAGATGGTTATATTCATACCCCAGCATTGATTGAGCAAATTAATCATCCCGATAAAAAGCCCGAATTTAAAAACAGAATTAATTTTGAAACATATAATCTGGGGCATTTGATTACTGCAGCCATTGTACATTATCGCGCTACCGGAAAAACTACCATGCTTCAAATTGCAGAAAAGGCTGCTATGTTTTTATATAATTTTTATAAAAATTATCCAGTCGACTTTGCAAAAAGTACCATATGTCCGTCACATTACATGGGTATAACCGAATTATACCGTACTACCGGCAATCCTGTATATCTCGAATTAGCAAAAGGTTTAATTGAAATCAGAAATCTTGTGGGTGATGAGGGTACTGATCAAAACCAGGATAGAATCCCGTTTAAAAAACAAAGAAAAGCTGTAGGACATGCAGTTAGAGCAAATTATCTATATGCCGGAGTTGCCGACATATATGCCGAAACAGGCGATGATTCATTATTTATTGCCTTAAACAGCATCTGGAATGATATTGACAAACATAAATTATACATAACAGGCGGTTGCGGTGCATTATATGATGGGGTTTCGCCCGACGGAACTACCTACAATCCATCTGAAATTCAACAAGTGCACCAGGCTTACGGCAGAGAATATCAATTACCCAATATCACCGCACATAATGAAACATGCGCCAATATTGGTTATGTACTATGGAACTGGAGAATGTTTCTTATAACAGGAAATGCCCGCTACATCGATAAACTTGAACTGGCAATTTACAATAGCGTTCTTTCAGGTGTCAGTCTGAACGGTAAAAGATATTTTTATACCAATCCTTTGTGTGTTGTCAATAATCTGCCTTTTACACTTCGATGGTCAAAAGTAAGAGAAGAATTTATATCATTAAGTAATTGCTGTCCCCCAAACCTTCTCAGAACTATTGCCGAAATATACAACTACATATATGCCAGAGACGATTCAAGTGTATGGATAAACCTGTATAATAACAGTGAATTATCGGTCAGACTAAACAACAATAAAGAAATAAAACTCAAACAGGTTACCGGCTTTCCATGGGATGGAAAAGTTACTGTTAAAATAACAAAAGCGTCAGGTGGAAAAATACCAATTAAAATAAGAATACCCGGCTGGTCTGATGAAACAATTATAAAGCTTAATGGGAAAAAATATAATACAATAATAAAGACGCAACCATTTTACTATACCGTTTCAAGGGAATGGAAAGAGGGTGATAAAATCGATATTTATTTTGATGTATCGCCTAAAATTATTGTCGCAAACCCACTGGTTGAAGAAGACGCCGGCAAGGGTGCCATCAAGGCCGGTCCAATAGTATATTGCCTTGAATCACCTGACCTGCCTGATAATGTAAATATACTTGATGTACATATCCGGGCAAAAATGAAATTTCAAACAGAATATATAACAATTGAAAATTTTAAAATCAAAGCACTTAAGGGCAAAGTAAAAATAATACAGAATATACCCCATGATAAACTTTACGATAATATAAAGCAACCCATAGTTAAAAATGCCACGGTTAGATTTATTCCTTATTTTGCATGGCAAAACAGAGGAAAATCGGAAATGACAGTCTGGATGCCGATTGATTATTAA
- a CDS encoding transposase has protein sequence MKLTDGNTEKVDNNEVIKEIKKIKEDSDKNYGYRKMTYELLLRGYIINHKKVY, from the coding sequence TTGAAACTTACAGATGGCAATACTGAAAAGGTTGATAATAATGAAGTTATAAAAGAGATAAAAAAGATAAAAGAAGATTCAGACAAAAATTATGGGTATCGAAAAATGACCTATGAATTATTATTGCGAGGTTACATAATAAATCATAAAAAAGTTTACTGA